The proteins below come from a single Cupriavidus pauculus genomic window:
- a CDS encoding endonuclease/exonuclease/phosphatase family protein has protein sequence MNAAPHAPHTPHAHTTVASYNIHGGVGTDGHFVPNRIADVLQELSADIVALQEVETRATGFDMLQFLSKHSGHHAIPGPTLVRADGDYGNALLTRYPPLRVRHIDLSVKGREPRGAIDALLSCHTEDPGEDERFTLRVIATHLGLRPSERRWQVQRLLTALAEMPAQPTLLLGDVNEWFLWGRPLRWLHAYFQRTPHVSTFPSRWPMLALDRIWTSPRAHLVSVNRHATPLARVASDHLPLRAVLHLIAAPRN, from the coding sequence ATGAACGCGGCACCCCATGCCCCTCACACCCCTCATGCGCATACGACGGTAGCCAGCTACAACATCCACGGCGGTGTCGGCACCGACGGTCACTTCGTGCCGAACCGCATTGCCGACGTGCTGCAGGAACTGTCCGCCGATATCGTCGCGCTGCAGGAAGTGGAGACGCGCGCCACGGGCTTCGACATGTTGCAGTTTCTGTCGAAGCACAGCGGCCATCACGCGATTCCCGGCCCCACGCTCGTACGCGCGGACGGCGATTACGGCAATGCCCTGCTCACGCGCTATCCGCCACTGCGCGTGCGCCATATCGACCTCAGCGTAAAGGGCCGCGAACCGCGCGGCGCCATCGATGCACTGCTGTCGTGCCACACGGAAGACCCCGGCGAGGACGAACGCTTCACGCTGCGCGTGATTGCCACCCACCTCGGCCTGCGTCCAAGCGAACGCCGCTGGCAGGTGCAGCGCTTGCTCACCGCGCTCGCGGAAATGCCCGCGCAACCGACGCTGCTGCTCGGCGACGTCAACGAATGGTTTCTGTGGGGCCGCCCGTTGCGCTGGCTCCATGCGTACTTTCAGCGCACGCCGCATGTGTCGACGTTCCCGTCGCGCTGGCCGATGCTCGCGCTCGATCGCATCTGGACCTCGCCCCGCGCGCATCTCGTCTCCGTGAATCGTCATGCCACGCCGCTTGCCCGCGTGGCCTCCGATCACCTGCCGCTGCGCGCAGTGCTGCACCTGATCGCCGCGCCGCGCAACTAG